The Nitrospira tepida genome includes a window with the following:
- a CDS encoding helicase-related protein: MTAIAPIKEGQILTGSLFSEPMRVETLRPGGADSWIVGLVGTQSERFRNVTLTPSDIKALRIQDPIYTYTGDGNLLRLGLQAYVLGIAYEFDPYFGLSISRVDPLPHQLEAVYDHLLKLARVRFLLADDAGAGKTIMAGLLIRELKLRGLAERILIVCPANLTFQWQRELKEKFDEKFLVLKGDDIRDQFGVNQWMEQKTVLTSLDLAKRTNILPGLRQVRWDLVIVDEAHRMSASDAEHKSQRYRLGEFLRDSSDHILLLTATPHKGIPENFSLFLQLLDEDAYADVRSIREAMSRRHAPFYLRRTKEAMVYFPERQPDGQWIARKIFTKRIPHTVDFKIDGPEDRLYRDVTAYVKAQSHKAAAQGDDPRARAVGFLMALYQRRLASSTYALRHSLQNRARRLEEGLNPAQELARLAPPQLPDPDELEEMEESQRERLEEILEAITLAQNPEQVREKIEDLKVLAIQAQQVEEAGVEAKLSRLKDVLQEQGFFDHPEQRLLLFTEFKDTLDYLVKCLKSWGFRVGFIHGGMKPGSRDEPGSRLYAEQQFKDGAIQVLLATEAAGEGINLQCCHILFNYDIPWNPNRLEQRMGRIHRYGQVKDCLIFNFVATNTVEGRVLQKLLEKLQEIRDALDDDAVFNVVGEILPAARLESVLRDYYAGRMGDADLEERLLRDVKEKRFREICQHALEGLASKKLNLEMLLERRARAQERRVVPETIARFIREVAPLVPLTLKPVPALPHTFEPGSTPQALRRFETEPDWKCQSLANRYPRLSTDRETAESHNLEWVTPGHPLFEALRRHALAQAQDSLAVGACFYSLEQSAPARIDFYRARIVDGLGYVVHERLFAVQVAEDGTCRLHEPSVLGNLQAAPLPKTLPSVATSHDAQNWLQQEALTPFLEEVRKERLDEVDRIRAHVELSLQELLEKEDRLIGRFAEEAERGVEGAAGSLKLAEDRHAVMLARREKRRQELERQRSLTLQSVERMTSILVFPHPERNKPEVKNLRPDPETEAIAMRVVIEHEQAQGRTVTDVHEKDLGYDITSLDTQSGELRLIEIKGIGGDAGTVCLTPNEKRVAEDRRDCYWLYVVTHCKTQPRFQDPIKDPARLDWHEVKKVDHYYLSVDAMTQPMKVREDSPPYSGQNEYRSKS, translated from the coding sequence GTGACCGCCATTGCCCCGATCAAGGAAGGTCAGATTCTTACTGGCTCTTTGTTCAGCGAACCAATGCGGGTCGAGACCCTTCGACCGGGCGGTGCGGATTCGTGGATTGTTGGCCTCGTCGGGACGCAGAGCGAACGGTTCAGAAATGTCACCCTCACACCCTCCGACATTAAAGCACTTCGGATTCAAGATCCCATATACACCTATACCGGTGACGGCAATCTCCTCCGCTTAGGTCTCCAGGCCTACGTCCTTGGCATCGCATACGAATTTGATCCCTACTTTGGTCTTTCAATTTCTCGCGTCGATCCGCTCCCTCATCAGCTCGAAGCGGTTTACGATCACCTCCTTAAGTTGGCACGCGTCCGATTTCTCCTCGCCGATGATGCCGGCGCAGGGAAAACGATCATGGCCGGCCTGCTCATCCGCGAGCTCAAGCTGCGTGGCCTGGCTGAACGCATCCTCATCGTCTGCCCAGCCAATCTCACCTTCCAATGGCAGCGTGAGCTGAAGGAAAAGTTCGACGAGAAGTTCCTGGTCCTTAAGGGAGATGATATTCGTGACCAGTTTGGTGTGAATCAGTGGATGGAACAAAAAACGGTCCTTACATCGCTTGATTTAGCCAAACGAACCAACATCTTGCCGGGACTCCGGCAGGTTCGCTGGGACCTCGTCATTGTCGATGAAGCGCATCGCATGTCGGCCTCGGATGCGGAGCACAAAAGCCAACGATACCGCCTCGGTGAGTTCTTGCGCGACTCCAGCGACCATATCTTGCTGCTCACCGCGACACCGCACAAAGGTATCCCGGAAAACTTCAGCCTGTTCCTGCAGCTCTTGGATGAGGACGCCTATGCCGATGTCCGGTCGATTCGAGAGGCCATGAGCCGCCGTCATGCACCGTTCTATCTGCGTCGCACCAAAGAGGCCATGGTCTATTTCCCGGAGCGGCAACCCGACGGCCAATGGATTGCGCGAAAAATCTTCACCAAGCGTATTCCACATACGGTGGACTTCAAAATCGACGGGCCGGAGGACCGTCTCTATCGTGACGTGACGGCGTACGTGAAAGCTCAATCGCACAAAGCGGCAGCGCAAGGGGACGATCCGCGAGCCCGTGCCGTGGGCTTCCTGATGGCGCTCTATCAGCGTCGGCTTGCTTCCAGCACCTATGCGCTCCGCCATTCCCTCCAGAATCGTGCGCGGCGTTTGGAAGAGGGACTGAATCCCGCGCAGGAACTGGCCCGGCTGGCGCCGCCGCAACTGCCTGACCCGGACGAATTGGAGGAGATGGAAGAATCCCAGCGGGAACGGCTGGAAGAAATTCTGGAGGCCATTACGCTGGCGCAGAATCCCGAACAGGTCCGCGAGAAAATCGAGGATCTCAAGGTGCTCGCGATTCAAGCTCAGCAAGTTGAAGAGGCCGGCGTGGAGGCGAAGCTGTCCCGTCTCAAAGATGTGCTGCAGGAGCAAGGCTTCTTCGATCACCCAGAACAGCGCCTCCTCCTCTTCACCGAATTCAAAGACACACTGGACTATCTCGTGAAGTGCCTCAAGAGCTGGGGGTTCCGCGTCGGGTTCATCCACGGTGGCATGAAGCCCGGCTCACGGGATGAACCGGGCAGCCGGTTGTATGCGGAACAGCAGTTCAAAGATGGGGCCATCCAAGTGCTCCTCGCCACGGAGGCCGCAGGTGAGGGGATCAATCTGCAATGTTGCCACATCCTCTTTAATTACGACATTCCGTGGAATCCCAATCGGCTCGAACAGCGCATGGGCCGCATCCATCGCTACGGCCAGGTCAAGGACTGCCTCATCTTCAATTTCGTGGCGACAAATACGGTCGAGGGCCGAGTCTTGCAGAAACTGTTGGAGAAGCTTCAAGAGATCAGAGACGCCCTGGATGACGATGCGGTGTTCAACGTGGTGGGCGAAATTCTTCCGGCAGCGAGGCTCGAAAGCGTGCTGCGCGATTACTACGCCGGGCGCATGGGAGACGCGGATCTAGAGGAGCGGTTGCTGCGTGACGTGAAGGAAAAGCGCTTCCGCGAGATCTGTCAGCACGCGTTGGAGGGATTGGCCTCCAAGAAGCTGAACCTCGAAATGTTGCTCGAACGGCGGGCGAGGGCTCAGGAGCGGCGAGTCGTGCCGGAAACTATCGCGCGCTTCATCCGTGAAGTGGCGCCGCTCGTCCCATTGACGCTGAAGCCGGTCCCTGCGTTACCCCACACCTTCGAACCTGGCAGCACACCGCAAGCGCTTCGGCGATTCGAAACAGAGCCGGATTGGAAGTGCCAATCTCTGGCGAACCGGTATCCCCGGCTTTCAACTGACCGCGAGACGGCCGAGTCGCACAATCTGGAATGGGTCACGCCGGGCCATCCGCTGTTTGAGGCACTGAGGCGCCATGCACTGGCCCAGGCTCAGGACAGTCTCGCTGTGGGAGCATGCTTCTACTCGCTGGAACAATCCGCGCCGGCGAGAATCGATTTCTATCGAGCTCGCATTGTGGACGGATTGGGCTATGTGGTCCATGAACGCCTGTTTGCCGTGCAGGTCGCGGAGGATGGAACCTGTCGCCTGCATGAGCCCAGTGTTCTGGGTAATTTACAGGCAGCACCTCTTCCAAAGACGCTTCCATCCGTCGCCACGTCACATGACGCCCAGAATTGGCTGCAGCAAGAAGCGCTCACACCATTTCTGGAAGAAGTCCGAAAGGAGCGCCTGGATGAGGTGGACCGAATCAGGGCGCACGTCGAACTATCGCTGCAGGAGTTATTGGAAAAGGAAGATCGGCTTATCGGGCGATTTGCCGAAGAAGCGGAAAGGGGAGTGGAAGGGGCCGCGGGCAGTCTCAAGCTCGCGGAAGACCGGCATGCCGTAATGCTCGCCCGGCGAGAAAAGCGGCGGCAAGAACTGGAGCGCCAACGATCGCTGACCCTCCAATCTGTCGAGCGAATGACGAGCATTCTCGTCTTCCCCCATCCGGAACGGAACAAGCCGGAAGTGAAGAATCTTCGACCTGATCCGGAAACGGAAGCCATCGCCATGCGCGTGGTCATCGAGCATGAGCAGGCGCAAGGCCGCACGGTCACCGACGTTCATGAAAAGGATTTGGGGTACGACATCACGAGTTTGGACACGCAATCCGGCGAGCTGCGCCTGATTGAGATCAAAGGCATCGGTGGTGACGCTGGAACGGTTTGCCTCACGCCGAACGAGAAGCGGGTGGCTGAGGATCGTCGCGACTGTTACTGGCTCTATGTGGTCACGCACTGTAAGACGCAGCCGCGGTTTCAAGACCCGATTAAAGATCCGGCACGGCTTGATTGGCACGAGGTCAAGAAAGTCGATCACTACTATTTGTCCGTGGATGCAATGACTCAACCGATGAAAGTCCGTGAAGATTCACCGCCATACAGCGGGCAGAACGAGTACAGGAGTAAGTCATGA
- a CDS encoding DUF3644 domain-containing protein: protein MNYRGSHRRLLDNAKAAIVAAIEIYNKPSFRYRDECVVILLLNAWELILKAMLSKSGASIFYKKKRGQPYRTLSWQDALTSAAKIFPRGINVLPVQRNLELLGTYRDNAVHFYNADGFGAVMYSLTQTCIKNFRDVLEAAFHQQLEKDINWQLLPLGITPPIDIISYISGKGSASQKKTSAVHQFLAGLAEAAEEIKKAGEDSGRLMTIFSVKLESVKKIGDADVTVGVGKADATTGPLAIVKTQDPNVSHPLRQKDIIDHIGNLHGREFTGHVFQAIAWKHDLKSKPQYCWKASEGVLTKYSNDVIPYINRLTASEVDSAVSSYRQFLKAQQPKKKK from the coding sequence ATGAACTACCGTGGTTCGCATAGAAGACTCCTGGACAATGCAAAGGCTGCGATCGTTGCCGCGATTGAAATTTACAACAAGCCTTCTTTCCGCTATCGCGATGAGTGTGTAGTTATTTTGCTGTTGAATGCGTGGGAATTAATCTTAAAAGCTATGCTTTCGAAAAGTGGCGCATCGATCTTTTACAAGAAAAAGCGGGGCCAACCCTACCGTACTCTGTCATGGCAAGACGCATTGACAAGTGCTGCAAAGATATTTCCCAGAGGCATCAATGTTCTGCCCGTTCAAAGAAATTTGGAGTTGCTAGGAACCTACCGAGACAATGCGGTGCACTTTTACAATGCAGATGGATTCGGTGCTGTAATGTACTCGTTGACTCAGACCTGCATAAAAAATTTTCGTGATGTCCTTGAAGCAGCCTTTCATCAACAACTAGAAAAAGACATAAATTGGCAACTCCTCCCGCTAGGCATTACCCCACCTATAGATATCATTTCATATATCTCCGGGAAAGGGAGTGCCTCCCAAAAGAAAACGTCCGCAGTTCACCAATTTCTTGCTGGGCTCGCCGAAGCAGCGGAAGAAATTAAAAAGGCCGGGGAGGATAGCGGAAGGCTCATGACGATTTTCAGCGTGAAGCTGGAATCGGTCAAGAAAATCGGCGATGCCGATGTGACAGTCGGTGTGGGGAAAGCAGACGCAACGACTGGACCGCTGGCCATTGTGAAAACTCAGGATCCAAATGTGAGTCATCCCCTTCGCCAAAAGGACATTATCGACCATATCGGTAATCTTCATGGAAGGGAATTCACTGGTCATGTTTTCCAAGCCATAGCTTGGAAGCATGATCTCAAATCGAAGCCGCAGTACTGTTGGAAGGCCAGCGAAGGTGTACTCACTAAATACTCGAATGATGTTATTCCCTATATCAATCGTTTGACTGCATCGGAAGTAGATTCAGCGGTTTCGAGTTACCGACAGTTTCTCAAGGCCCAACAACCAAAGAAGAAAAAGTGA
- a CDS encoding DUF1156 domain-containing protein, protein MIPKECKRLAEVDFPIAVVSKHAAREKSIRHGHPSTLHLWWARRPLAACRAMLLALLLPDPCDEHCPHEFNQEARQLLKQLVRGVGPKDIDLRQALLKFIGDFANWDLSADRTYLEVSRGLVKAAHGEEAPLVVDPFAGGGSIPLEALRLGCEAFASDLNPVACLILKVLLEDIPRHGLELADELRRVCGEIKAAAEKELAEFYPPDPDGARPIAYLWARTVRCESSGCGAEIPLVRSFWLSQKPKKKRALCCKVLRSKGKSPRVEFEVFTPTKDSDVSHGTVTLAKAICPACRMVLQPDRVRAQLREQRGGADVIFDKNGHRIGGAFLLAVMTMNPLEQGRRFRVATDRDYQAVSKSSTALQKLAKNFAGAEPIPNEPTPQDGTGSLGGGYRTRKYGVYNFGDFFTCRQKLALLALMHKQKPGLLVNELLALSISKQAERLSSLVSWIASTEAPRGTFARQALPIVWDFLELVPVVEDEEYPELLHAIAAVVGWWSRAHPSPGQVQLADATNLPLPDHAANIFFTDPPYYDAVPYADLSDFFFVWLKRALPKHPLMRDPFDASNQLTPKTREAVRDEQEHLDNRAKKPVEWYEHAMHKAFVEGHRILREDGIGSVVFAHKTTEGWEALLSGMIKGGWTITGSWPIATERPGRLRSRESAALATSVHLVCRRRGEDASVGDWGEVYRELPNRVGEWVERLQSEGVRGADLVFACIGPAMEIYSRYSKVEDAEGREIPLGGNPEASEPYLRGFLAYVWETVGRLALQQVLGTAEAKARNGAAGALEEDARLTALFLWTLQSTNGEVEVKAEVEDEEDTQDEDEQDETSGKKKAKGYTLIFDVVRRFAQPLGIHLDQWEGRIIETEKGIVRLLPVSERAEQLFGEDDASAVATRIEQEARRNPQMTLDFMLPEPEAPAIRGRGPGKKGKVKAIKDVSDEALTTRREATTLDRVHAAMLLQSSGRANALRALLKAEQERGPDFLRLANALSALYPKDSEEKRLLDAMLLAVPR, encoded by the coding sequence GTGATCCCCAAAGAATGTAAACGTCTCGCTGAGGTCGATTTCCCGATTGCCGTGGTGTCGAAGCATGCGGCGCGGGAGAAGTCCATTCGGCATGGACATCCGTCCACCTTGCACTTGTGGTGGGCGAGACGGCCACTCGCGGCCTGTCGGGCGATGCTGCTGGCCCTACTCCTTCCCGATCCTTGTGATGAGCATTGCCCACACGAGTTTAACCAAGAAGCGCGACAACTTCTGAAACAGCTTGTGCGAGGCGTTGGGCCGAAAGACATCGATCTGCGGCAAGCCCTGCTCAAGTTCATCGGCGATTTCGCCAACTGGGACCTCTCAGCCGATCGCACCTACCTAGAAGTGTCGCGTGGGCTCGTAAAGGCAGCGCACGGGGAAGAGGCACCGCTGGTCGTGGACCCGTTCGCCGGTGGCGGCTCGATTCCGTTGGAGGCGTTGCGACTGGGATGCGAAGCTTTCGCGAGTGATCTGAATCCAGTGGCCTGCCTCATCTTAAAGGTCTTGCTCGAAGACATCCCGAGACATGGTCTGGAACTGGCCGACGAGTTGCGGCGCGTATGCGGCGAGATCAAGGCGGCGGCTGAAAAGGAACTTGCTGAGTTTTATCCGCCCGATCCGGACGGGGCGAGGCCTATCGCCTATCTTTGGGCCAGAACGGTTCGATGCGAATCCTCCGGCTGCGGAGCCGAGATTCCCTTGGTTCGTTCGTTCTGGCTTTCACAGAAGCCAAAGAAGAAGCGAGCGTTATGCTGTAAAGTGCTTCGGTCAAAAGGTAAGTCCCCGCGAGTAGAGTTCGAGGTCTTCACGCCCACGAAGGATTCGGACGTTTCTCATGGAACTGTCACTCTTGCCAAGGCGATCTGTCCAGCATGCCGGATGGTGCTTCAGCCGGACAGGGTGAGAGCACAACTCCGAGAACAGCGGGGTGGGGCCGATGTCATTTTTGACAAGAATGGCCACCGTATCGGAGGTGCATTTCTTCTCGCAGTTATGACGATGAATCCTTTGGAACAAGGTCGGCGTTTCCGGGTTGCAACAGACCGTGACTACCAAGCAGTTTCAAAATCGTCAACAGCGCTCCAAAAACTTGCCAAGAATTTTGCTGGGGCTGAACCGATTCCAAATGAGCCTACGCCTCAAGATGGGACAGGAAGTCTAGGGGGTGGTTATCGCACACGGAAATATGGCGTGTACAACTTCGGTGATTTTTTTACGTGCCGCCAGAAGCTGGCCCTCCTAGCTCTGATGCACAAGCAAAAGCCTGGGCTGTTGGTAAATGAGCTTCTTGCACTTTCAATATCGAAGCAGGCCGAGCGGCTTTCCTCTCTCGTTTCATGGATAGCAAGTACTGAAGCACCACGGGGCACCTTCGCTAGACAGGCCTTACCGATCGTATGGGATTTTTTGGAGTTGGTCCCTGTTGTTGAAGACGAGGAATATCCTGAGTTGCTTCACGCTATCGCCGCCGTTGTTGGGTGGTGGAGCCGAGCTCATCCTAGTCCGGGACAAGTCCAACTGGCTGATGCCACAAACTTACCGCTGCCGGATCATGCAGCAAACATTTTCTTTACAGACCCTCCGTACTACGACGCAGTTCCATACGCTGACCTTTCGGATTTCTTTTTCGTCTGGCTGAAGCGTGCACTGCCTAAGCATCCGCTCATGCGAGATCCGTTCGATGCATCCAACCAGCTTACGCCAAAAACACGGGAGGCTGTCCGAGACGAACAAGAGCATTTAGACAATCGAGCGAAAAAGCCTGTCGAATGGTACGAGCATGCAATGCATAAAGCCTTTGTTGAAGGGCATCGAATCCTTCGGGAAGATGGTATTGGTTCAGTAGTATTTGCTCATAAAACAACCGAAGGATGGGAGGCACTACTCTCAGGCATGATAAAGGGCGGATGGACGATAACTGGCTCATGGCCTATAGCTACAGAGCGACCAGGTCGTCTCCGCTCCCGTGAATCGGCTGCGCTCGCTACCAGTGTCCATTTGGTTTGTCGGCGACGAGGTGAGGACGCCTCCGTCGGGGACTGGGGAGAGGTGTATCGAGAATTACCTAACCGCGTTGGGGAGTGGGTTGAACGGTTGCAATCCGAGGGTGTGCGTGGTGCAGATCTGGTCTTCGCCTGCATCGGTCCGGCGATGGAAATCTATAGCCGGTATTCCAAGGTGGAGGATGCTGAAGGACGAGAAATACCATTGGGTGGTAATCCAGAAGCCAGCGAGCCTTACTTGCGGGGCTTCCTCGCCTATGTGTGGGAAACCGTCGGTCGGTTGGCGCTGCAGCAAGTGCTCGGGACGGCAGAGGCGAAAGCCCGCAATGGTGCGGCAGGGGCGCTCGAAGAAGATGCTCGACTCACGGCTCTCTTTCTCTGGACTCTGCAGAGCACAAACGGAGAGGTTGAGGTTAAGGCTGAGGTTGAGGATGAAGAAGACACGCAAGACGAGGATGAGCAAGACGAAACGAGCGGGAAGAAGAAAGCCAAAGGCTACACGCTGATCTTTGATGTCGTTCGCCGCTTCGCCCAGCCGCTGGGCATCCACCTCGATCAATGGGAAGGCCGCATCATCGAAACAGAGAAGGGGATCGTCCGGCTCTTGCCCGTGAGCGAGCGGGCCGAGCAGCTCTTTGGCGAAGACGACGCTTCCGCGGTTGCCACACGCATCGAGCAGGAGGCCCGCCGCAATCCGCAGATGACCTTGGACTTCATGCTACCAGAGCCGGAGGCGCCAGCGATTAGAGGCCGCGGGCCAGGCAAGAAGGGTAAGGTGAAAGCGATCAAAGACGTGAGTGATGAGGCGCTCACTACCAGAAGAGAAGCTACGACTCTCGACCGCGTCCATGCTGCGATGCTGTTACAGTCCAGCGGCCGGGCCAATGCCTTGCGGGCACTGCTCAAAGCCGAGCAGGAGCGAGGGCCGGATTTCCTACGCCTTGCCAACGCGCTCTCTGCGCTCTACCCAAAAGATAGCGAAGAAAAACGATTGCTCGACGCGATGCTCTTAGCTGTTCCGCGGTGA
- a CDS encoding DUF433 domain-containing protein produces the protein MSEQNLLRRITANSEIFSGKPIIRGMRISVELILSLLAQGETVEAILADYPDLEPEDIRACLAYAHAVIAHDSLDAVQVGGK, from the coding sequence ATGAGCGAACAAAATCTTCTTCGACGCATAACCGCCAACTCTGAGATCTTTAGTGGCAAGCCGATCATCCGTGGCATGCGGATCTCGGTCGAACTCATTCTGAGCCTGCTGGCCCAGGGAGAAACCGTGGAGGCGATTCTCGCGGACTATCCGGACTTGGAGCCGGAAGACATTCGCGCCTGCCTGGCCTATGCGCATGCCGTTATCGCGCATGATTCACTTGACGCTGTTCAAGTCGGTGGAAAGTGA
- a CDS encoding DUF5615 family PIN-like protein → MRFLIDRCAGHRLAEWLRQQGHDVVESRERGPDPGDRTLLHWAASEQRILITMDKDFGEVIFREEASHSGLVRLPDVPATARIALMEKVLDRHSRDLAESSIITIRGGRIRVSRSP, encoded by the coding sequence GTGAGGTTTCTCATTGATCGGTGTGCGGGGCATCGCTTGGCTGAATGGCTACGGCAGCAAGGACACGACGTCGTTGAGTCGCGCGAACGAGGGCCCGATCCCGGGGATCGCACGCTCTTGCACTGGGCCGCGTCGGAACAACGAATCCTCATCACAATGGACAAAGACTTCGGAGAAGTCATCTTTAGGGAAGAGGCTTCTCACAGTGGACTCGTGCGGTTGCCGGACGTTCCAGCCACGGCGCGTATCGCGTTGATGGAAAAAGTCCTCGATCGGCACAGTCGGGATCTTGCAGAATCCTCGATCATTACGATTAGAGGCGGACGGATTCGAGTCTCACGGTCCCCATAG
- a CDS encoding DUF499 domain-containing protein, whose product MEPWYRVATPRPEVREGRSFNPDEFAIALEQVLAGTAPKDYKDPIQFFNRTCFTRALREHAGMVLRRLSGKTENSAPVLTLVTQFGGGKTHTLTALYHLVEHAKTLAGHNGVNELVKSAGLSEIPKAKVAVFVGNAWDPREGRETPWIDLARQLAGDAGVAALGPASKTTPPGTETIGRVIEAAGGSALILCDEVLNFLNRHRGMAEGFHAFIQNLTVAMTGTTRGAAMISLPRSQVEMTDWDKDWQDKITKVVKRVAKDLIANDETEISEVVRRRLFEDLGPEKVRKAVAKTYADWCFERRAQLPPEWTAVDTATTDAKSRDFLRSRFEACYPFHPATLSVFQRKWQALPQYQQTRGTLAMLAQWISWAYRDAYQRARREPLITLGSAPLEVPEFRAVILGQLGESRLLSAIQTDLTDEHSHARALDVDTKGPLRDIHRRVGTTILFESSGGQGDKTAHLPELRFALGEPEIETTSIDNAAVAFESRGYFIRKVGHDGFRFGFKPTLKKVVSDKRASLDDDEVRKAGLMVVRKEFERGASLPFVTFPEDGTAIQDTPRLTLVILDPESEWRGNGPLRNTIAEWTKQRGKSPRLYHGSLIWCVRKPGRDLKDKIETWLAWKSVDKGLADGTLTGEFDRADRSEVGTKVREAEDIARDEVWASYRYVVLADNKEPDGLKVIDLGAGHASSSETLCGRVLTALKSQALLNESPGASYLERKWPQAFKESGAWPLVSLRQAFLNGSMERVIDPDSYLKAKIPEFVARGDFGLASGQQSGGGYTRLWFEELMPADEIAFDADVYLVLKAKAKALKTKPESPQTGDQPPIAEPEPITPTPAIPSPTVTGAKKTVHITGAIPPEIWNRLGTRLLPKLRSGSDLRLGLDFSVDLDAQQVAIFLTELRQVLQDLNLVQAIKIDVD is encoded by the coding sequence ATGGAACCTTGGTACAGAGTCGCGACGCCCCGTCCTGAAGTGCGGGAGGGCCGGTCGTTCAATCCTGACGAGTTCGCCATCGCCCTTGAACAAGTCCTGGCCGGCACTGCTCCCAAGGATTACAAAGACCCCATCCAGTTCTTCAATCGCACCTGCTTCACTCGCGCCTTGCGAGAACACGCGGGCATGGTTCTGCGCCGTCTGTCGGGAAAGACCGAGAACTCGGCGCCAGTCCTTACGTTGGTTACCCAGTTTGGTGGCGGAAAGACCCACACCCTGACAGCGCTGTATCACCTCGTGGAACATGCCAAGACACTAGCTGGTCATAACGGTGTGAACGAACTGGTTAAGAGCGCTGGTCTTTCCGAAATCCCTAAAGCCAAAGTGGCGGTCTTTGTCGGGAATGCCTGGGATCCACGTGAAGGACGCGAGACGCCTTGGATTGATCTCGCTCGCCAACTGGCCGGCGATGCTGGTGTGGCTGCACTTGGACCTGCTTCCAAGACGACGCCTCCTGGGACAGAGACCATCGGCCGTGTGATCGAAGCCGCTGGAGGCAGCGCCCTCATTCTTTGTGACGAGGTGTTGAACTTCCTGAACCGCCATCGTGGGATGGCGGAGGGATTTCATGCCTTCATCCAAAACCTGACGGTTGCCATGACCGGCACCACCCGCGGCGCGGCGATGATCAGCTTACCCCGCAGCCAGGTGGAGATGACGGATTGGGATAAAGATTGGCAGGACAAGATTACAAAAGTTGTCAAACGAGTGGCGAAAGATTTGATCGCGAACGATGAAACCGAGATTAGTGAGGTTGTCCGGCGCCGGCTCTTTGAAGATCTTGGACCCGAGAAAGTCCGAAAGGCCGTGGCAAAGACGTATGCCGACTGGTGTTTTGAACGCCGTGCGCAATTGCCTCCTGAGTGGACGGCAGTCGATACCGCGACCACTGATGCCAAATCACGAGACTTCCTGCGCAGTAGGTTTGAAGCCTGCTATCCATTCCATCCGGCGACGCTCTCTGTGTTCCAAAGAAAATGGCAGGCGCTCCCTCAGTATCAACAGACACGGGGCACTCTTGCGATGTTGGCCCAGTGGATCTCCTGGGCCTACCGCGATGCCTACCAGCGGGCCAGACGGGAACCTCTTATCACTCTAGGCTCTGCGCCTCTAGAAGTCCCCGAGTTCCGAGCGGTGATTTTGGGCCAGTTGGGTGAGTCTCGCCTGCTGAGTGCTATTCAAACCGATCTGACAGACGAGCATAGCCATGCTCGGGCACTTGATGTGGATACGAAAGGACCGCTTCGTGATATACACCGGCGAGTTGGCACCACGATCCTGTTCGAATCATCCGGAGGGCAAGGAGACAAAACGGCCCATTTGCCGGAGCTTCGCTTTGCTCTTGGCGAACCTGAAATTGAGACCACGTCAATTGATAACGCCGCAGTGGCGTTCGAATCGAGAGGCTATTTCATCAGGAAGGTCGGCCATGACGGATTCCGCTTTGGCTTCAAGCCGACTCTCAAGAAGGTCGTCAGCGATAAGCGAGCTTCGCTGGACGATGATGAGGTGCGGAAGGCTGGCTTGATGGTGGTCCGAAAAGAATTCGAGCGTGGTGCGTCCTTACCGTTTGTCACGTTTCCAGAAGATGGGACCGCTATCCAAGATACGCCACGCCTCACTCTGGTGATTCTCGACCCTGAATCTGAATGGCGTGGCAATGGTCCACTTCGGAACACCATTGCCGAATGGACGAAGCAGCGCGGTAAATCACCTCGCCTCTATCATGGCTCTTTGATTTGGTGTGTACGGAAGCCAGGCCGTGACCTCAAAGACAAGATTGAGACGTGGCTGGCCTGGAAAAGCGTAGATAAGGGTCTCGCAGATGGCACCCTCACAGGGGAGTTTGACCGTGCCGATCGCTCGGAAGTAGGCACCAAGGTTCGTGAGGCAGAAGACATCGCCAGGGATGAAGTGTGGGCAAGTTATCGCTATGTCGTGCTCGCAGATAACAAGGAGCCGGACGGGCTCAAAGTTATTGACCTTGGGGCGGGGCATGCGAGTAGCTCCGAAACGCTCTGTGGGAGGGTGCTGACGGCTTTGAAGTCTCAAGCTCTCCTGAATGAATCACCAGGAGCCAGTTACCTTGAGAGAAAATGGCCCCAGGCCTTCAAGGAATCTGGTGCGTGGCCTCTCGTCAGTCTTCGCCAGGCGTTCTTGAACGGTTCAATGGAACGGGTGATCGATCCTGATAGCTATCTGAAAGCGAAGATCCCTGAATTTGTGGCACGTGGAGATTTTGGCCTTGCTTCAGGGCAACAGTCGGGCGGTGGCTATACGAGATTGTGGTTTGAAGAGCTGATGCCGGCGGATGAGATCGCCTTCGATGCGGATGTCTATTTGGTTCTGAAGGCAAAGGCCAAGGCTCTGAAGACAAAGCCCGAATCCCCACAGACCGGTGATCAGCCTCCGATTGCCGAACCAGAGCCGATCACTCCAACGCCTGCGATACCGAGCCCAACGGTCACAGGAGCTAAGAAAACAGTGCACATTACGGGTGCAATACCTCCAGAGATCTGGAACCGACTGGGCACGAGACTCCTGCCCAAGTTGCGGAGTGGATCAGATTTACGACTCGGCTTGGACTTTAGCGTAGACCTTGATGCCCAGCAAGTCGCCATTTTCCTAACAGAGCTGAGACAAGTCCTACAAGACCTCAATCTTGTGCAAGCAATCAAAATTGATGTCGATTAA